A segment of the Streptomyces diastaticus subsp. diastaticus genome:
CGCCGAACAGGCCCGGTCCCACGGGCTGCGTACGGCCGGCGCGATGGTCGAGGTACCCGCGGCGGCGCTGCGTGCCGGGCAGTTGGCCGAGGGGTGCGACTTCCTGAGCATCGGGACCAACGACCTCGCCCAGTACGCGTTCGCCGCCGACCGGATGCTCGGGTCGCTGGCGGCCCTGCTCGACCCGTGGCAGCCGGCCCTGCTGGAACTGGTCCGGCAGAGCGCCGAGGCGGGGACGGCGCACGGGCGGCCCGTCGGGGTGTGCGGCGAGGCTGCCTCCGACCCGCTGCTCGCCCTGGTCCTGGTCGGCCTCGGGGTGACCAGCCTGTCGGCGGCCCCCGGCTGCCTGGCCGGCGTCCGGGGCTCGCTCGCCTCCCGCACGCTCGCGGAGTGCCGCGAGCTGGCCGGCCTCGCCCTGGCGGCGCCGGACGCGGCCGGGGCCCGTAGGGCGGTCACGGCGGCCGCCCGCCCAGCGGCGTAGCCGGACCGCGGACAGGGACGGGCCCGTACGGCGACGACCGCCGGACGGGCCCGCGGCGGTGTGCCTTCCGGCCCGCACTCGTGCGCGCGGCCCGGCCCGGAAGGCGGCGGGAACGCTCGGAGCGGGCACCCGGCGTGGGCTCCGGGGCCGAGGCGCCGCCCGGGGCACCCGCGCACGTCGGCCTCTCGTCGGCGCTCGCGCGCACGAGCGGCCGCTGCCACGCCCGCGTTCGTTCCTGAGAGTGCCGGTCCCACGCGCGCGGCGTACCGCCCGTGGGGTGAACCCTGCCTCGGATCAGGACGCTCGTGCTCGTTCTTGGCCTCCCCGCCTCCGGCCGCGCGGTCTCTGCGGCCTCATCCGTGGCGTGCGGTCCCTGCTCCCGTCCTCGGCCTCCGCCCCCGGCACGGGGGCGCGCAGTCGTCCTCCGCAGCTCCCGAGCGGCATCACCCCTTCTGAGGAGACACGGTGCCCGGTACTCGGTACTCGGTACTCGGCTTGAGGGCCGGCATGTGCTGCCGACCGGCGGTCCCGGCGATGTCGGCGGGACGTCCGCCGTACGCCACCGACCCGCCCGGCGGACGGAGGCGCACGTACCGCCGGGCGGGGGGCCCAGCCGGCTTCCTCAAGCCCTTCCCGCGCCGTGTGCGTGCGCTGCTCGGCGTGGGCGGCTACCTCACCGTCGGGGCCCGCGACCTCACCCGCCGGAGGGTCACCCGCAGCCCGCAGATGAGCGGGCCGGGCCCGCCGGGGCCTGTGACCTGGCCCTGCCGTCCTTCCCGTGCGTATCCCACCGGAACGGCGCACGATGGAAGGAGCCACACGCCGGCCGGACGCACGGGAGGACACGGCCCGGCCGGGAGTCACCGGTCGAGGCGACCCGGCGCAGGCGCTCACGGGCAGCGCGGAGTTGTCGGCGCGCACCTCAGGGAGGACGCATGGCACACCACCACAAGACCAACCAGGAAGTCGAGGGCGCCTCGGACCGCGACCGCGGCAGGGGAATGCCCCGCCGCCCGGACGAGGACAGGCTGGAGCGGCGGACGGTCAGCGAACGGGAGGCCGCGGGCCTGCCCGGGGACGCACCCGAGAGCGCCGACGCCGCCTACCGCGCGAGCCACGACGAGGTGGCCCGCGAGGCGGACGCGGGCGAGATCCCCACGGGCGACCGGACCCGTAAGTCCCGCGACGCCTTCCCGCCGACCCGCTACGAGGACTGACCCTGGACGGGCCGCCGCTCCGTGTCCCGCCCTATGCTGGGGGTGCCTCTCCGAGGGAGACCACGGTGGCGGCGGCCTCGCCGTCGGGTGTCCGGTATCGCACCGCGTCGCCGGGCCGGCGGCCCCTGAGCGCCCGGCCCAGCGGGCTCTCGGCCGTGACGAGCGAGGTGTCCGGCCCTTCCGTCACCTCGCCGAGCGTCACCGTCTGTTCCGTGCCGTCGTCGAACCGCACGGTGACCGTGCTGCCCACGCCGACCACCCCGACGGGCGGCGGCCCCGCGTCGTCCGCCTGACGCAGCCGCGTGGTGATCTCCGTGATCCGTGCGTCCAGCCGGGCGAGGTCCGCGCTGCGCCGCAACTCGTCGGCGTCGTCGGCACGGTCGCCGACGACATCGGTGTCCCCCAGGGTGGCGGCCACCGTCTCGCGCTCGGTACGGACACCGGCCAGCTCCCGCTCAAGGGCATGGCGGGCGGCGGCGCTGATGGGCAGGGGATCGCTGGTCATGCCTGCTCCTCGCAGAGAGGGACGACGGTGGGGCGGCAAAGGCGTGTACATGAGGGAACGCCGCATACGTCACCGCATGTGACACACCTGCACCGACATCATGACTCGCTCCTCACGGGCACGCTGGTCGAGGGGGCGGCGCGAGGCGGCGGGCGCGGGCACAGGGGGTGACGGCGGCCGGGCGCCTCACTCCGGCCGGGGCACCATGCGATGGAAGCCCTTGCGGTCGTAGTAGCGGGCCATGGCGAAGCCGAAGGCGAGCGCGGCGGTGAAGCCGACGGCGATCATCACCCAGGCACGGCCGAGCCCGGCGTCGGCACGGGCGTCGAAGTAGAGGATCGCCCGGACGCCGGAGGCCAGTTGCCGCATCGGCTCGAAGACGCCGAGGACCCGGTAGAACTCCGGCACCGCCTCCAGGGGCACGGTGGCGCCGGAGGAGGGCAGCGCCAGGGCGATGAAGACGAACATGGCCACGAGCTGGCCGATGCCGCCGAAGGCCGCGTTGATCGCCTGGACGCCGAGGCCGACGGCGAGGCTCGCGCAGTAGGAGAACAGGGCGAGCAGCGGCAGGTGGGGCGCGTCCATGCCGAGGATGCCGATGGTCGCCACCATGATGAGGGCGGTGGTCAGCACCGTGAGCCCCGCGGTCATCCCCATCTTCACCAGCAGGGTCGAGGTCCGGCTGACCGGGACGGTGGGCCTGCGGCTGTGCCACGGGCCGATCTCGCTGTCCGCGTACCCGAGTCCGGTGTCGACACCGTTGTGGATGATGTTGCCCGCCAGGAAGCCTGCGAGCACCAGCAGCAACGTGTAGTAGAAGGCGCTGAGCCCCAGGCCGCTGCGCGGGCCGATCGGGTGTCCGACCTCGGTGCTGACGGCGATCGGGTCGCGCAGGAGCAGGCGGTCGGCGGCGTCGGCACCGCCGCCGGCCGCCGCCACGAGCCGCTCACCGAGCGAGCGTGACGCCTCGCCGGCCGCCCGCTCGGCCACCTGGTCGGCCAGCGCCGAGCCGAGGCTGCCCATGCCCGGATTGGTCAGCACGGTGAGGGTCGGCCGCTCCTCGGCACTCCCTCCGGCCAGCGCACGGACCGAGTCGGTGAAGTCGGAGGGGATGACCAGCGCGCCGTACACCTGCCCGGAGGCCAGTTGTTCCTGGGCCTGCGCCCGGGTCAGGCGCCGCCACTGGACCTTCTCGCCAGGGGAGGAGGAGACGACGGCGGAGCTCAACCGCGCACCCAGGTTCTGCCGCTCGCCGGACGGCGGCCGGCCGGTGTCCGCGTCGACCAGGGCGACCGGCAGGCGGTGCAGGCTGCTGTCCGGCGTGAGGATGCCGCCCATGTACAGCAGGGAGAGCAGCAGGGCGACCAGTCCGCTCAGCACGGCGGGGAAGACCCACAGCTTCCGGCGGCGCAGCAGGGACCCCGCGCTCGCGCCGGCGGCGCGAGGCGGCGGAGGTGACGCGGAAGCCATACAACTCCCCAGTTCTCGAGGCGCCGGCACCGGCTCGGCCCGGCGGGGGCGTCCGGAGGCGGTCACCGCTTCGGCGCACCGCCGGGGGCGGCCGGTGCGGCACGACCGTAGACCCGTCGCAGGGTGCCCCGGCGCTCCGACACTCCCTCACCGGGGCGCTCACCCCGCTCGGCGGACGACCGCCGCGGGTTGCGGCCCGCGCCCGGCGCCGGATCCCTGGCCGTCGAGCGGGCTTGACGGTACAGGCGCCGAGCCCGGGAGCCGTGCGGCCAGGGGGGCGAGCGACGATACTTCGAGGCTCGATATATGATCTCCTCATGACCCGACAGAAACCATCCCTGACGGAACCGCAGTACTTCATCCTCGCCGCCCTCATGGACGGGCCGTTGCACGGCTACGGCATCATCAAGGCCGCCGGGCAGGCCACCGAGGGGCGGCTGCGGATCGCCGTGGGCACGCTCTACGGCGCGCTGGAGCGGATGGAACGAGCGGGGCTGGTGGCCACCGACCGCGAGGAGATCGTGGACGGGCGGGCCCGTCGCTACTACCGGCTCACCGAGGACGGGGCCGTGATGCTCCGGCGGGAGGCGCTGCGGATGCGGCAGGCGGCGGCCGTCGTCATGGGACGCACCGGTCACGAGGGGACGGCACCGGCGTGAACCGTCTGCTGCTCGCGACCTACCCCGCGTCCCACCGGTCCCGCCACGGGGACGAGTTGCTGAACTGCCTCGCCGAGACCTACCCCGGCCGCTCCTGGCCGCCGCCCCGGGAGACGGCCGCCCTGCTGCGCGGTGGGCTGGAGGTCCGTGCCCGCACGGTCGCCGACGACCCGGCCCGGCCGTGGTGGCTGGACGGCATCCACCTGGCCGCTCTCGTGCTCGCCGCGCTGGCGCTGATCCCGTACCTCCAGGACGTGTGGCACTGGGCGCTGCGGATCGACCCCGGTGACCAGGCCATCTCGTTCCACTTCTCCGGCTGGTACCCGTGGGCGGACGGTCCCGGGCGGCCCCGGCTCCTGCCCTACGGGCTGCTGCCGCTGGTCTGCCTGGTCGCGCTGTTGCGCGGCAGGGCCTGGCTCGCGCTGCCGGCCTCGGCGGCGATGGTCTGGGCCGGTGCCACCTTCGGCGGCAACACGCTCTTCGGCACCGAGGGCATGGCGGGGCTCGGCTACTACGGGCTGGGCGCGCCGCTGACCGTCCACGACCTGGTGCTGTCCGGGACACTGGCCGCCGCCTGCGCCGTACTGGCGTTCCGCCGGCCGGGCCGGCTGCGACGGCACACGTTCGGCTGGCTGGTCCCCGTCGTGCTCGCCATGTTCGTGGCGGGCGGACT
Coding sequences within it:
- a CDS encoding GreA/GreB family elongation factor, with amino-acid sequence MTSDPLPISAAARHALERELAGVRTERETVAATLGDTDVVGDRADDADELRRSADLARLDARITEITTRLRQADDAGPPPVGVVGVGSTVTVRFDDGTEQTVTLGEVTEGPDTSLVTAESPLGRALRGRRPGDAVRYRTPDGEAAATVVSLGEAPPA
- a CDS encoding YhgE/Pip domain-containing protein, coding for MASASPPPPRAAGASAGSLLRRRKLWVFPAVLSGLVALLLSLLYMGGILTPDSSLHRLPVALVDADTGRPPSGERQNLGARLSSAVVSSSPGEKVQWRRLTRAQAQEQLASGQVYGALVIPSDFTDSVRALAGGSAEERPTLTVLTNPGMGSLGSALADQVAERAAGEASRSLGERLVAAAGGGADAADRLLLRDPIAVSTEVGHPIGPRSGLGLSAFYYTLLLVLAGFLAGNIIHNGVDTGLGYADSEIGPWHSRRPTVPVSRTSTLLVKMGMTAGLTVLTTALIMVATIGILGMDAPHLPLLALFSYCASLAVGLGVQAINAAFGGIGQLVAMFVFIALALPSSGATVPLEAVPEFYRVLGVFEPMRQLASGVRAILYFDARADAGLGRAWVMIAVGFTAALAFGFAMARYYDRKGFHRMVPRPE
- a CDS encoding PadR family transcriptional regulator is translated as MTRQKPSLTEPQYFILAALMDGPLHGYGIIKAAGQATEGRLRIAVGTLYGALERMERAGLVATDREEIVDGRARRYYRLTEDGAVMLRREALRMRQAAAVVMGRTGHEGTAPA